A region of the Fischerella sp. PCC 9605 genome:
AGCTGCGCTGTCTGTATAGCTGTTGAAAATTTATTTTAGAAACGATGGGGTGATTTTTGTGCTTTTCCATCTCCTCTTCCATCGCTGAATACACGAAGTAGAGGTTGGCTACTAGCTTGCGATAGGAGTTTTTCTCAACTACTCCTTTTAAAAAACACTTGACAAAACCAACGTTTTCTGCCATAGTGTGAGCTTTTTTTGTCCCGACACGCAATTTGGTTGCTAAATTACTGCTCATGCTAAATTTCTCTGCTTTAAAAGGTTAACTGCCAGAATTTTTGATTTACTGGGAATTGGGGATTGGGAATTGGGCATTGGGGATTGGGAATCGGGCATTGGGAATTGGGAATTGGGATTTCAACGATTATCTTTGCCCTATGCTCCATGCCCTATGCCCTTTGCCCCACAGTCCCTAGTCCCTTCATAAAAAGCCACTAAAACGTTACAGTAGAGCTATTTGATGAGAATTTCTATTAATATTTTTTAAGTTACGATACTTAAATAAAATTTGACACAGCAAGTCTACTCAAGCAATAGAGTTATATTTGCTCAACATTAACTTCTATTACGCAGCACTAATTTTTATTTACATTTTTGATGGAATTGCTTTTTTTATGGAAAAGTGACCGTTTTAACAGGTTTTTTAGCTAACATGGGTTTCTCAAGTCTAAATTGATTGTAATTATCACCCGAACTGATAGTTACATCTTCTCATGAACACGTAGAATTCTCGTCAAAATAAATACTTAATGTCATTTTTACAATCACTTGAGAAAAACTTAAGCATTTATACTTAAAAAGCTTATTTTGAAATAAATTTCTCAAAATAAAAATAAACAAAATCTCGTGATAAAACCTATTCATAGGGGAATTGTTGAAAAAAATTTAAAGTGTTATTCTCCTGTGTGTCTGTGTGGAGTGTTTAAACTTATGGTCTCATCTATAACTCGGACTCAGGGCCTTGGTGGCAGTTCTGCTTCCGAACCTGGTGGATCGCAAAAAGCTATTGAAAGTGGTTTTGGGTTTCATAGCATCTCATTACCCGCTACTCCCTTGTTTGGCACAGATGGCATTCGCGGACGAGTGGGGGAATTGCTAAGTGCACCTCTAGCGTTGCAAATAGGTTATTGGGCGGGTATTGTGTTGCGGTCTGGGTCTTCCTACCCAGGATCGGTGATTGTCGGACAGGACTCTAGAAACTCCAGCGATATGCTGGCGATGGCCTTGAGTGCAGGGTTAACAGCAGCGGGACTAGAGGTTTGGTATTTGGGCTTATGCCCTACTCCTTGTGTTGCTTATCTTACCAGCAATAGTGATGCCATCGGCGGAGTGATGATTTCTGCTAGCCACAATCCGCCAGAAGACAACGGCATTAAATTTTTTGGTGCTGACGGTTTGAAGTTATCCCAAGCCTTGCAAACAGACATTGAAGCGGGATTGCGGGGTGTGGCATCACATGGTGTTGATATTAACAATTGCGGCAGACATTACTCGCGTCCGGAATTGGTGGTCAATTACACACAGGCATTGAAACAGCCTTTGCAAGCTGTCAATCTTCAGGGTATGAAGATTGTTTTGGATTTGGCTTGGGGAGCAGCAGTTGGGTTAGCACCATCGGTGTTTGAGTCAATGGGGGCAGAAGTCATCTGCTTGCATCATCAACCGGATGGCGATCGCATCAACGTTAACTGCGGTTCGACTCACCTAGATATTCTGCAAGCGGCTGTTCGTGAACACAATGCCGACTTGGGCTTTGCTTTTGATGGCGACGCCGATCGCGTGTTAGCGGTAGACAATAGCGGACGGCAAGTCAATGGTGATTACATCCTCTACCTCTGGGGACGGTACTTGCAGCAAAAGCAAGAACTGCCGGATAACTTAATCGTGTCTACCGTCATGGCAAACTTAGGCTTTGAGAGGGCGTGGAAACAAAGCGGTGGCAAGCTAATTCGCACAGCAGTAGGCGATCAGTACGTGCAAGCGGAAATGCACCGGACTGGGGGGATGCTAGGTGGAGAACAATCCGGTCATATTTTGTGCCGTCACTATGGCATTACT
Encoded here:
- the glmM gene encoding phosphoglucosamine mutase; protein product: MVSSITRTQGLGGSSASEPGGSQKAIESGFGFHSISLPATPLFGTDGIRGRVGELLSAPLALQIGYWAGIVLRSGSSYPGSVIVGQDSRNSSDMLAMALSAGLTAAGLEVWYLGLCPTPCVAYLTSNSDAIGGVMISASHNPPEDNGIKFFGADGLKLSQALQTDIEAGLRGVASHGVDINNCGRHYSRPELVVNYTQALKQPLQAVNLQGMKIVLDLAWGAAVGLAPSVFESMGAEVICLHHQPDGDRINVNCGSTHLDILQAAVREHNADLGFAFDGDADRVLAVDNSGRQVNGDYILYLWGRYLQQKQELPDNLIVSTVMANLGFERAWKQSGGKLIRTAVGDQYVQAEMHRTGGMLGGEQSGHILCRHYGITGDGLLTALHLAALVQQAGVPLMEMVNESFHTYPQLLRNVRVEDRTKRVGWKECQPLQEAIARAEAAMGDAGRILVRASGTEPVIRVMVEAEAAELANYWTNELVLQVQQHLAV